In Paenibacillus ihbetae, the following are encoded in one genomic region:
- a CDS encoding 2Fe-2S iron-sulfur cluster-binding protein, giving the protein MDYEVLFQPDGKKVRVRPLTNVLDASRRAGVRIPTRCGGKAGCLMCKVIIPEGQRESCLPPEDKERRKLGSALLEQGYRLSCQTKITGGLQVSIPEDPLKAAIRKQLEAARNRDADDFI; this is encoded by the coding sequence TTGGATTACGAGGTGCTGTTTCAGCCGGATGGCAAAAAGGTCAGGGTCCGTCCCTTGACGAACGTCCTGGACGCCTCCCGCCGGGCCGGTGTGCGCATCCCGACCCGCTGCGGCGGCAAGGCCGGCTGTTTGATGTGCAAGGTGATCATACCGGAGGGACAGCGCGAGTCCTGCCTGCCCCCGGAGGACAAGGAGCGGAGGAAGCTGGGCTCCGCTCTGCTGGAGCAGGGGTACCGGCTGTCCTGCCAGACGAAGATTACGGGAGGCTTGCAGGTAAGCATTCCCGAGGACCCGCTGAAGGCGGCGATCCGCAAACAGCTGGAGGCCGCACGAAACCGGGATGCGGATGACTTTATTTAA
- a CDS encoding demethylmenaquinone methyltransferase, which translates to MSVDKQTMMPDSRRNGGTPKEEHVHSVFESIAGKYDLMNDILSFRRHKAWRRFTMKKMNMRPGDTAIDLCCGTCDWTISMAQASETGHIVGLDFSEGMLKVGREKVSRNGLEGQIRLVQGNAMELPFEDNQFDYATIGFGLRNVPDYMQVLREMQRVVKPGGMVVCLELSKPTWQPFKGLYYFYFQQLLPRMGQLVAKRYEQYKWLPDSLKLFPGREELAEAFRQTGLKEVQAYPLTGGIAALHIGIKENRNV; encoded by the coding sequence ATGTCTGTGGATAAACAAACGATGATGCCGGATTCCCGGCGTAACGGCGGCACGCCGAAAGAGGAGCATGTCCATTCCGTATTTGAGAGCATTGCCGGCAAGTACGATCTGATGAATGATATCCTCAGCTTTAGAAGGCACAAGGCCTGGCGCAGGTTTACGATGAAGAAGATGAACATGCGCCCGGGCGACACCGCAATTGACTTGTGCTGCGGAACTTGCGACTGGACGATTAGCATGGCCCAGGCAAGTGAAACTGGACACATAGTCGGGCTTGATTTCAGCGAGGGGATGCTGAAGGTCGGCCGGGAGAAGGTGTCCAGAAACGGTCTGGAGGGGCAGATCCGGCTCGTGCAAGGCAATGCGATGGAACTGCCGTTCGAGGACAATCAGTTCGATTATGCGACGATCGGGTTCGGGCTCCGGAACGTTCCGGATTATATGCAGGTTCTTCGCGAAATGCAAAGAGTGGTAAAGCCGGGCGGGATGGTGGTATGCCTCGAATTGTCCAAGCCGACCTGGCAGCCGTTCAAAGGACTTTATTATTTTTACTTTCAACAACTGCTGCCGCGCATGGGACAACTGGTGGCGAAGCGGTATGAGCAGTATAAATGGCTGCCCGATTCGCTGAAGCTGTTTCCCGGCCGAGAGGAGCTAGCCGAAGCTTTCCGTCAGACCGGACTTAAGGAGGTCCAGGCCTATCCCTTGACTGGTGGCATCGCAGCCTTACACATTGGGATCAAGGAGAATCGGAATGTTTAA
- a CDS encoding heptaprenyl diphosphate synthase component 1: MKPYRVPELAEKYINYDMIQNHTELPDFPDARVHLLYIFLKDSGRNIAGLEELYALVASLVQMGLDTHESIDVAEGNQGEAMMRSRQLKVLAGDYFSSRFYQLLAQKGEIAVISLLSRAVSSVNVMKMNLYGKMKDTLVPSEEYLRQTVQLNMQLFLSFTPLLEKSVHETWRTLLKEFTQCETLVQEMKRCVSPDSGRWSYSYWHLIETANEEERKLLVGKKADPKDWKKLILKYKAAERILDKLRETVANLQQLLAGRSGDCPYAGLLEPFLHRLGTVSSVVRGG; the protein is encoded by the coding sequence ATGAAACCGTATCGCGTACCAGAACTGGCAGAGAAATATATAAATTATGATATGATCCAGAATCACACGGAACTACCGGACTTTCCGGACGCCCGTGTTCATTTGCTATACATATTTTTGAAGGACTCGGGAAGGAATATTGCCGGACTCGAAGAATTATACGCGCTGGTCGCCTCGCTGGTTCAGATGGGTCTTGATACGCATGAGAGCATCGATGTTGCCGAAGGCAACCAAGGGGAGGCCATGATGCGCTCCCGTCAATTAAAGGTGCTTGCCGGGGACTACTTCAGCAGCCGGTTTTACCAGCTTCTTGCACAGAAGGGCGAAATCGCGGTCATCTCGCTTTTGAGCCGGGCGGTAAGCAGTGTCAATGTGATGAAAATGAACCTGTATGGCAAAATGAAAGATACGCTGGTGCCTTCTGAAGAATATTTACGGCAAACGGTACAGCTGAATATGCAGCTGTTTCTTTCTTTTACCCCCCTGCTTGAGAAATCGGTTCACGAGACATGGAGGACGCTGCTGAAGGAATTCACGCAGTGCGAAACCCTGGTTCAAGAGATGAAGCGCTGCGTTTCTCCGGATTCGGGAAGATGGAGCTACAGTTATTGGCACTTGATCGAAACGGCAAACGAAGAGGAGCGCAAGCTGCTGGTCGGGAAGAAGGCGGACCCGAAGGATTGGAAAAAGCTGATCCTGAAATACAAGGCTGCCGAACGGATCCTGGACAAGCTGCGGGAGACGGTGGCGAACCTGCAGCAGCTGCTTGCGGGACGGTCTGGGGATTGCCCGTACGCCGGCTTGCTCGAGCCGTTCCTGCACCGGCTGGGTACCGTTTCGTCCGTTGTAAGGGGAGGATAG
- the spoIVA gene encoding stage IV sporulation protein A, translating to MEKVDIFKDIAERTGGDIYLGVVGAVRTGKSTFIKRFMETVVLPNITNEADRVRAVDELPQSAAGKTIMTTEPKFVPNNAVQIKVTEGLEVNVRLVDCVGYAVEGAKGYEDENGPRMISTPWFEEPIPFQEAAEIGTRKVIQEHSTLGVVVTTDGSIAEIPRSSYVEAEERVIEELKEVGKPFVVVINSTRPRSEEALQLRNELAEKYDIPVMTLSAATMTEDDVTGVLREVLYEFPVHEVNVNLPSWVMVLNENHWLRSNYENSVRDTVKDIRRLRDVDRVVSQFMEYDFIDRAGLSGMNMGQGVAEIDLFAPDELYDRILMEVVGVEIRGKDHLLQLMQEFSHAKREYDRFAEALEMVKTTGYGIAAPSLAEMALDEPELIRQGTRFGVRLKATAPSIHMIRVDVESEFSPIIGTEKQSEELVRYLMQDFENDPIKIWESDIFGRSLHSIVREGIQGKIAMMPDNARYKLQETLGRIINEGSGGLIAIIL from the coding sequence TTGGAAAAAGTGGACATTTTTAAGGACATTGCCGAACGGACCGGAGGGGACATTTATTTAGGTGTCGTCGGGGCCGTCCGTACGGGAAAATCAACCTTCATCAAGCGTTTTATGGAGACGGTTGTGCTCCCGAACATTACGAACGAGGCGGATCGGGTAAGAGCTGTCGATGAGCTGCCTCAAAGCGCTGCAGGAAAAACGATCATGACCACCGAACCAAAATTTGTACCGAACAACGCGGTGCAGATTAAAGTTACGGAAGGGCTTGAGGTCAACGTAAGACTGGTAGACTGCGTCGGGTATGCCGTGGAAGGGGCCAAGGGCTATGAGGATGAAAACGGTCCGCGAATGATCTCCACGCCATGGTTCGAGGAGCCGATTCCGTTCCAGGAGGCGGCCGAAATCGGAACCCGCAAGGTCATCCAAGAGCATTCCACGCTCGGCGTTGTCGTTACGACCGACGGAAGCATCGCGGAAATTCCGCGCAGCTCCTATGTTGAGGCGGAAGAGCGAGTCATTGAAGAGCTCAAGGAAGTCGGAAAGCCGTTCGTTGTCGTCATCAACTCCACCCGCCCTCGAAGCGAGGAGGCACTGCAGCTGCGGAACGAGCTGGCCGAGAAATATGATATTCCGGTCATGACGCTCAGCGCGGCCACGATGACCGAGGATGATGTTACCGGGGTTCTGCGTGAAGTATTGTATGAATTCCCGGTTCATGAAGTCAACGTAAACTTGCCGAGCTGGGTCATGGTGCTGAACGAGAACCACTGGCTGCGCAGCAACTACGAGAACTCGGTAAGGGATACCGTGAAGGATATCCGCCGTCTGCGCGATGTCGACCGGGTTGTAAGCCAGTTCATGGAATATGACTTTATCGACCGCGCCGGACTGAGCGGCATGAATATGGGGCAGGGCGTGGCCGAGATTGATCTCTTCGCGCCGGACGAATTGTACGACCGGATTTTGATGGAGGTCGTCGGGGTCGAAATCCGCGGCAAAGATCACCTGCTGCAGCTGATGCAGGAATTCTCCCATGCGAAGCGCGAGTATGACCGGTTCGCAGAGGCGCTTGAGATGGTGAAGACGACCGGATACGGCATTGCGGCGCCTTCCCTTGCCGAAATGGCGCTGGATGAGCCGGAGCTGATCCGTCAAGGCACCCGCTTCGGGGTCCGCCTCAAAGCGACCGCACCGTCCATCCATATGATCCGCGTCGATGTCGAATCGGAGTTCTCGCCGATTATCGGCACCGAGAAGCAGAGCGAGGAGCTTGTCCGCTATCTGATGCAGGACTTCGAGAACGATCCGATCAAGATTTGGGAGTCCGATATTTTCGGCCGATCCCTCCATTCCATCGTCCGGGAAGGCATCCAGGGCAAAATCGCGATGATGCCGGACAATGCCAGATACAAGCTTCAGGAAACGCTGGGACGTATTATTAACGAGGGCTCCGGCGGTCTGATCGCAATCATTCTTTAA
- a CDS encoding DUF2768 family protein: MDPMQKMWLSLVALLIMALSVIVVTLARSKTKGFIRGGLSFVAFMMMIVGFILGLASII; this comes from the coding sequence ATGGATCCGATGCAAAAGATGTGGCTGTCCCTTGTCGCATTGTTGATTATGGCTCTGTCCGTCATCGTTGTTACGCTTGCGCGAAGCAAGACCAAAGGGTTTATCCGCGGAGGTCTGTCGTTCGTCGCCTTTATGATGATGATCGTGGGCTTCATCCTTGGACTGGCCTCGATCATTTAA
- a CDS encoding HU family DNA-binding protein, translating to MNKSDLITQVAESAELSKKDATKAVDAVFDAISEALQNGDKVQLVGFGNFEVRERSARKGRNPQTGEEIEIPASKIPAFKPGKALKDGIK from the coding sequence ATGAATAAATCGGATCTGATTACTCAAGTAGCTGAATCTGCTGAGCTTTCCAAGAAAGATGCGACTAAAGCGGTTGATGCCGTTTTCGATGCAATTTCCGAAGCACTGCAAAACGGGGATAAAGTTCAATTGGTTGGTTTCGGCAACTTCGAGGTTCGCGAGCGTTCCGCACGGAAAGGCCGCAACCCGCAAACAGGTGAAGAAATCGAAATCCCTGCGAGCAAAATTCCTGCATTTAAACCTGGTAAAGCGCTCAAAGACGGAATCAAATAA
- a CDS encoding IS1182 family transposase (programmed frameshift) has protein sequence MLRSNREKQQTYEFVSIEELVPQDHLLRKVDKYIDFSFIDEKVRPLYCADTGRPAIDPVVLFKMIFLGYFYGIRSERQLEREIQTNLAYRWFLGLGLTDKVPDHSTISWNRRTRFKDTEIFQEIFDEIVLQAIQHRMVGGRVLVTDSTHVKANANKHKYTKEQVLQNTRDYVSELNAAVEADRNAHGKKPLKPREDVIEEKEVKVSTTDPESGYMIRDGKPEGFFYLDHRTVDLKYNMITDVHVTAGNVHDSVPYLSRLDRQQERFGFKVEAVALDSGYLTSPICKGLQSRNIFAVIAHRRFHPTQGLFPKWKFTYDAERNLYVCPAKHELPYKTTNREGYRQYASDPQHCKNCPLLNECTRSRNHRKVVTRHVWEDSKEWVRGNRLSRSGKYLYRKRKETIERSFADAKELHGFRYCRLRGLQNVREQALMTAAVQNMKKMAIHLDRLEKRG, from the exons ATGTTGCGTTCGAATCGAGAAAAACAGCAGACTTACGAATTTGTTTCGATTGAAGAATTGGTTCCTCAAGATCATCTGCTCCGTAAAGTGGACAAGTATATCGATTTCTCTTTCATCGACGAAAAGGTTCGTCCGCTTTACTGTGCGGATACTGGGCGGCCTGCTATCGACCCTGTCGTGTTATTTAAGATGATTTTCCTCGGTTATTTTTATGGCATCCGTTCCGAACGCCAACTCGAACGTGAAATTCAAACCAACCTTGCTTACCGCTGGTTTTTGGGGTTAGGTTTAACCGACAAAGTGCCGGACCACTCTACGATTAGCTGGAATCGTCGCACGCGCTTTAAAGACACCGAGATTTTTCAGGAGATCTTCGATGAGATTGTGCTTCAAGCTATCCAGCACCGTATGGTGGGCGGACGTGTCTTAGTTACCGACTCAACCCACGTCAAAGCGAATGCGAACAAGCATAAATACACAAAAGAACAGGTTTTGCAAAACACTCGTGATTATGTGAGTGAACTTAATGCGGCCGTAGAGGCTGACCGGAATGCACATGGAAAAAAGC CGCTAAAGCCAAGAGAGGACGTGATCGAGGAAAAGGAAGTTAAAGTGAGCACGACAGATCCCGAAAGCGGTTATATGATTCGTGATGGGAAACCGGAAGGATTCTTCTATTTAGACCACCGTACCGTGGACCTGAAATATAATATGATTACGGATGTCCATGTCACCGCCGGAAATGTCCATGATTCTGTACCATATTTGTCCCGTTTGGATCGTCAACAAGAACGATTTGGTTTTAAAGTCGAAGCCGTTGCTCTGGACTCCGGGTACTTGACTTCACCCATCTGCAAAGGGCTGCAAAGCCGAAACATCTTTGCCGTTATTGCTCACCGAAGATTTCACCCGACCCAGGGTTTATTCCCTAAATGGAAGTTCACGTATGATGCGGAGCGCAATCTTTATGTTTGCCCTGCAAAGCACGAATTACCGTACAAGACGACCAACCGTGAGGGATACCGACAGTACGCTTCGGATCCACAGCACTGCAAGAACTGCCCGTTATTAAATGAATGCACGCGGTCTCGCAACCACCGAAAGGTGGTAACTCGTCATGTCTGGGAGGACAGCAAAGAGTGGGTGCGAGGCAACCGGTTGAGTCGATCCGGGAAATATCTCTACCGAAAACGAAAAGAAACGATTGAGCGAAGCTTCGCGGATGCCAAAGAGCTCCATGGGTTTCGCTATTGCCGTTTGCGCGGGCTGCAAAACGTCAGGGAACAGGCCCTGATGACAGCAGCTGTACAGAACATGAAGAAGATGGCGATCCACCTGGATCGCCTGGAAAAACGGGGGTAA
- a CDS encoding UbiX family flavin prenyltransferase has translation MEAVRKKSWVVGITGASGSIYGVRLTESLLSLGYDVHLVITNAGWRVLKEELGFEAASREAAVLERFGGYEGQVVYHPIADIGATIASGSYLVEGMIIMPCSMGTLSSVAHGASDNLMGRAADVMMKEGRPLVLVPRETPLHAIHLENMLTLARLGVKIIPAMPAFYFGPQTLDDIVNFMVGKVLDSLRIEHHLYKRWGD, from the coding sequence ATGGAGGCCGTGAGGAAAAAAAGCTGGGTCGTCGGGATTACGGGCGCAAGCGGAAGCATATACGGCGTGCGTCTCACGGAAAGCCTGCTCTCGCTTGGATATGACGTCCACCTCGTCATCACGAATGCCGGTTGGCGCGTGCTGAAAGAGGAGCTGGGCTTTGAAGCGGCAAGCCGGGAGGCTGCCGTTCTCGAGCGCTTCGGAGGATATGAGGGACAGGTCGTTTATCATCCGATCGCCGATATCGGGGCCACCATTGCCAGCGGCTCCTATCTGGTCGAGGGCATGATCATTATGCCATGCTCCATGGGGACCTTGTCTTCGGTGGCCCACGGGGCTTCCGACAATTTGATGGGACGGGCCGCCGACGTCATGATGAAGGAAGGGCGTCCGCTCGTGCTCGTTCCGAGGGAAACGCCGCTGCATGCGATCCATCTGGAGAACATGCTGACGCTGGCCCGGCTCGGCGTAAAGATTATTCCGGCGATGCCGGCATTTTACTTCGGGCCGCAAACGCTCGATGATATCGTGAATTTTATGGTGGGCAAAGTACTGGACAGCTTGAGAATCGAACATCATTTGTATAAAAGATGGGGTGACTAA
- the der gene encoding ribosome biogenesis GTPase Der, translating to MARPVVAIVGRPNVGKSTIFNRLIGDRLAIVEDKPGITRDRIYGSAEWNGKAFSVIDTGGIEIDGDDMILKSIRMQAELAIEEADVIIFMCDAKTGVTQSDEEVAQILFRSGKPVILAVNKVDNLKRAEDIYEFYSLGFGDPVGISGSHGTGIGDLLDVVVENLPDLADDDYDEDVIRVALIGRPNVGKSSLVNAILGEERVIVSDIAGTTRDAIDTPFEKDGQRYVLIDTAGMRKRGKVYETTEKYSVMRAMRAIERADVVLVLINGEEGIIEQDKHIAGYAYEAGKASLFVVNKWDVVEKDDKTMQQFERKIRDHFLFMTYAPIVFLSAKTKQRLHKLLPVVKHVAEQHSLRVQTHLLNDVISDAIAINPPPTDKGRRLRINYSTQVAVKPPTMVVFVNDPELMHFSYERYLENKIRAAFNFEGTPIRIFTRRKSDES from the coding sequence ATGGCAAGACCCGTAGTGGCCATTGTCGGAAGGCCAAATGTTGGCAAATCAACGATTTTTAACAGGCTGATCGGCGACCGGTTGGCCATTGTTGAAGATAAACCGGGCATCACCCGGGACCGGATTTACGGAAGCGCCGAATGGAACGGCAAGGCGTTCAGCGTCATTGATACCGGAGGCATCGAAATCGACGGAGACGACATGATCTTAAAGTCGATCCGGATGCAGGCTGAGCTGGCTATCGAGGAAGCAGACGTTATTATTTTTATGTGCGACGCAAAGACCGGTGTAACGCAATCTGACGAGGAAGTGGCACAGATTCTGTTCCGGTCGGGCAAACCGGTCATTCTCGCAGTGAATAAAGTGGATAATTTGAAGCGCGCTGAAGATATTTACGAATTCTATTCCCTGGGCTTCGGCGATCCGGTAGGCATATCCGGAAGCCACGGCACCGGAATCGGAGATTTGCTGGATGTGGTCGTTGAGAACCTGCCGGATCTGGCGGACGACGACTATGATGAGGATGTGATCCGCGTGGCGCTGATCGGTCGTCCGAACGTCGGCAAATCATCGCTTGTCAACGCCATTCTTGGCGAAGAACGGGTCATCGTCAGCGATATCGCCGGCACTACCCGCGATGCGATCGATACTCCGTTCGAGAAGGACGGTCAGCGTTATGTGCTGATCGATACGGCCGGCATGCGCAAACGCGGCAAGGTGTACGAGACGACGGAGAAATACAGCGTCATGCGCGCGATGCGCGCCATTGAGCGTGCGGATGTCGTACTGGTGCTGATTAACGGCGAAGAGGGCATTATCGAGCAGGACAAGCATATTGCCGGCTATGCGTACGAAGCCGGGAAGGCTTCTTTGTTCGTCGTCAACAAATGGGATGTCGTCGAGAAGGATGACAAAACGATGCAGCAGTTCGAGCGCAAGATCCGGGACCATTTCCTGTTCATGACCTATGCGCCGATCGTTTTCCTGTCGGCCAAAACCAAACAGCGGCTGCACAAGCTGCTGCCGGTAGTCAAGCATGTGGCAGAGCAGCACTCGCTGCGCGTGCAGACGCATCTATTGAATGACGTCATCTCCGATGCGATTGCGATCAACCCGCCTCCAACAGACAAAGGCAGAAGATTGCGCATTAACTATTCAACACAGGTAGCGGTCAAGCCGCCGACGATGGTTGTATTCGTTAATGACCCGGAACTGATGCACTTCTCTTATGAGCGATATCTGGAGAACAAGATCCGGGCCGCATTTAATTTTGAAGGTACGCCCATCAGGATATTTACACGAAGAAAGTCTGATGAGAGTTAG
- a CDS encoding stage VI sporulation protein F has product MSKSFHKDVLNAINKKSGKKISAGAVNKLASTVKPSTMQNEAQLRQLIKQVSSMANIPVSEDTVQEIIAAVKKSGMNPSNMEALMKMMMNK; this is encoded by the coding sequence ATGAGCAAAAGCTTTCACAAGGATGTACTGAACGCAATCAACAAGAAAAGCGGCAAAAAAATTTCTGCAGGGGCAGTCAACAAGCTGGCTAGCACGGTAAAACCGTCTACCATGCAAAATGAAGCCCAGCTCCGTCAGCTGATCAAGCAGGTATCGTCCATGGCGAACATACCTGTCAGTGAAGATACGGTTCAGGAAATCATTGCTGCTGTCAAGAAGAGCGGGATGAATCCGAGCAATATGGAAGCCTTGATGAAAATGATGATGAACAAATAG
- a CDS encoding NAD(P)H-dependent glycerol-3-phosphate dehydrogenase, which yields MSDKVAVLVAGSWGTALASVLASNNREVWVWTRTEEQAREINESHTNSRYLPGITLPSNIQATTDMKAAVESAAAVVIVAPSSAMREVAGQLKEHWNDEKLVIHATKGFELDSLKRMSTVIAEELGCEEGRIVVLSGPSHAEEVVRRCPTTVVVASADASAAEAAQDLFMNTYFRVYTNRDMLGVELAGALKNIIALGAGMSDGLGFGDNAKAALITRGIAEILRVGMEMGANPLTFAGLAGIGDLVVTATSRHSRNWRAGSMLGQGKSLDEVLSSMGMVVEGVRTTKAAYTISQKYGVQMPIADQLYHVLFENRDPRSAVEGLMGRGPKTEMEMMPLETWEQWHT from the coding sequence TTGTCTGATAAAGTGGCCGTTCTCGTTGCTGGAAGCTGGGGAACAGCGCTGGCAAGCGTTCTCGCTTCCAACAACCGGGAAGTATGGGTTTGGACCAGAACGGAGGAGCAGGCCCGGGAGATTAATGAATCGCACACCAACAGCCGTTATCTGCCAGGGATCACGCTCCCTTCCAATATACAAGCGACTACCGATATGAAGGCCGCCGTTGAATCGGCAGCAGCCGTCGTGATCGTTGCTCCATCCTCCGCCATGCGTGAGGTTGCCGGGCAGCTCAAGGAGCACTGGAATGATGAGAAACTCGTCATTCATGCAACGAAGGGCTTTGAGCTCGATTCGTTAAAGCGGATGTCAACGGTAATTGCCGAGGAGCTCGGCTGTGAGGAAGGGCGGATCGTGGTGTTATCGGGACCGAGCCACGCGGAAGAGGTGGTAAGACGGTGTCCGACGACCGTGGTCGTGGCTTCCGCGGATGCGAGCGCGGCCGAAGCCGCCCAAGACCTATTTATGAATACCTATTTCAGGGTATACACGAACCGGGATATGCTGGGCGTTGAGCTGGCCGGTGCCTTAAAGAACATTATCGCGCTCGGGGCGGGCATGTCCGATGGCCTCGGCTTCGGCGATAATGCGAAGGCGGCGCTGATTACGAGAGGCATTGCGGAGATTCTGCGCGTCGGCATGGAGATGGGGGCGAACCCGCTAACCTTTGCCGGTCTTGCAGGAATCGGCGATCTCGTCGTAACCGCAACGAGCCGCCACAGCCGGAACTGGCGCGCAGGCTCCATGCTGGGACAGGGCAAGAGCCTCGATGAGGTGTTGAGCTCGATGGGGATGGTTGTGGAAGGCGTTCGAACGACCAAGGCTGCCTACACCATCTCACAGAAGTACGGCGTCCAGATGCCGATCGCGGACCAGTTATATCACGTGCTGTTTGAAAACCGCGACCCCCGAAGCGCTGTAGAGGGGCTCATGGGACGCGGGCCGAAGACCGAGATGGAGATGATGCCGCTCGAAACTTGGGAGCAGTGGCATACCTAG
- a CDS encoding UbiA-like polyprenyltransferase, which translates to MFKKIGTYLEMIKVEHTLFALPFAFMGAILGSAVVFDHLPSWGDIGWIFLAMFGARSAAFGLNRLTDQYIDAKNPRTAGRAIPAGLLKPFEVIIFIILSFAVFFWATYELDPFAFRLLPIAIFLLVIYSFTKRFTWLCHVVLGLTTALAPLGGWVAVTGQVDWKALLFYVALAFWTAGFDVIYACQDQEFDEKEGLYSIPSRFGLQHALWFARGFHVITAVGFIVLFFITPLSWWYLIGMIIALGILFYQHYILSPNDMSRLQTAFFTMNSTLSIVLFVFTLIDLVVRYL; encoded by the coding sequence ATGTTTAAGAAAATTGGGACTTATCTGGAAATGATCAAAGTGGAGCATACCTTGTTTGCTCTGCCTTTCGCATTTATGGGGGCGATTCTGGGATCGGCGGTCGTGTTCGACCACCTGCCTTCCTGGGGAGACATCGGCTGGATTTTTCTGGCCATGTTCGGTGCGCGAAGCGCCGCGTTCGGGCTTAACCGGCTGACCGACCAATACATTGACGCGAAAAACCCGCGGACTGCAGGACGGGCCATTCCGGCCGGACTGCTCAAGCCGTTTGAAGTCATTATCTTTATCATTTTATCGTTCGCCGTCTTTTTCTGGGCTACCTATGAGCTGGACCCGTTCGCTTTCCGGCTGCTGCCGATCGCTATCTTTTTGCTTGTTATTTATTCCTTTACGAAGCGTTTTACATGGCTGTGCCACGTCGTTCTTGGCTTGACCACCGCGCTTGCGCCTCTGGGGGGCTGGGTCGCCGTTACGGGCCAGGTGGATTGGAAGGCGCTGCTCTTCTATGTCGCACTGGCATTCTGGACGGCCGGATTCGATGTGATCTATGCATGCCAGGACCAGGAGTTCGATGAGAAGGAAGGCCTGTACTCGATCCCTTCCCGCTTCGGGCTGCAGCATGCGCTATGGTTCGCCCGCGGCTTTCATGTGATCACTGCCGTAGGCTTTATCGTGTTGTTTTTCATAACGCCGCTCAGCTGGTGGTATCTGATCGGGATGATCATCGCCCTAGGCATTCTGTTTTACCAGCATTACATCCTGTCGCCGAACGATATGAGCCGCCTGCAGACCGCTTTCTTTACGATGAACAGCACGCTGAGCATCGTCCTGTTCGTCTTTACCCTGATTGATTTGGTGGTGCGTTACCTTTGA
- the plsY gene encoding glycerol-3-phosphate 1-O-acyltransferase PlsY, with the protein MVLEIVAILVCYLLGSVSFSVLFAKFLKGIDIRQHGSGNAGATNTLRVLGKGPAIMVLALDVLKGIAAVWIGRWLGGDNEWLPGLCGIAAIVGHNWPLYFRFRGGKGIATAIGVLATLCFLPALYAGIIAITSIVFTRYVSLGSLIFVVLTPIFLLIAGYPWPVFWTSLIICVFAFWRHRSNIVKIVQGRENKLGSGGKGKDKGGKRVV; encoded by the coding sequence TTGGTTCTGGAGATCGTAGCGATACTTGTATGTTACTTATTGGGTTCGGTGAGCTTTAGCGTGCTGTTTGCCAAGTTTCTCAAAGGAATCGACATACGGCAGCACGGCAGCGGCAATGCGGGGGCAACCAATACCCTTCGTGTCCTTGGAAAAGGACCTGCAATCATGGTGCTTGCACTCGACGTTCTCAAAGGCATCGCAGCCGTATGGATTGGCCGGTGGCTGGGGGGAGACAACGAATGGCTTCCGGGACTTTGCGGCATTGCAGCGATCGTTGGCCATAATTGGCCGCTATATTTCCGCTTCCGCGGGGGCAAAGGCATCGCCACGGCGATCGGCGTACTCGCAACGCTGTGCTTCCTGCCCGCGCTCTATGCGGGCATCATCGCGATTACGTCCATTGTATTTACCCGGTACGTTTCATTGGGGTCTCTTATTTTCGTCGTGCTTACACCGATATTTTTGCTGATTGCCGGGTATCCTTGGCCGGTATTTTGGACCAGTCTGATCATATGCGTGTTCGCCTTCTGGCGGCACCGCAGCAACATTGTAAAGATCGTACAGGGCCGCGAAAACAAGCTCGGCTCCGGCGGTAAAGGCAAGGATAAAGGAGGAAAGCGCGTTGTCTGA
- the mtrB gene encoding trp RNA-binding attenuation protein MtrB — translation MENVQNGDYFVIKALDHGVQVIGLTRGQDTRFHHTEKLDKGEVIIAQFTDHTSAVKIRGKAEIMTKHGKIESGS, via the coding sequence ATGGAGAACGTTCAAAACGGCGATTATTTCGTAATCAAGGCGCTGGATCACGGCGTACAGGTGATCGGCCTTACACGCGGTCAGGACACGCGGTTTCATCATACCGAGAAGCTGGACAAGGGCGAGGTTATCATCGCCCAGTTTACGGATCATACATCTGCGGTGAAGATCCGCGGCAAAGCTGAGATCATGACGAAGCACGGAAAGATCGAATCCGGCAGCTGA